From the Desulfobacterales bacterium genome, one window contains:
- a CDS encoding ABC transporter substrate-binding protein gives MRIAPHKVIGAIALSVIVILLLWAGVASVDRSPWGPPLKLSIAVAPAIYSGLIAVADEKNYFKEAGLDISIQPYPSGLEALRAMCRGDARVATAADVAFSVEVLKDPALRVLASIGTTEGSKIVARKDRGIRTPSDLRGKRIGFSADTVSDYFLYTFLLIENISPNEVTAVNIAPARQVEVLLNGEVDAVSAFEIFAYEATVRLDANGVSWSSQNNLDYHWILAMKDGAVRSAEPLKRLLSALLKAESFVRSDEAEAKRLVARKWGFDPAFVEASWRQTRLEVLFNQSMVNALQNYVQWKLKKAGRTEVPPDVLQYLHTDVMDAVAPELVTLYR, from the coding sequence ATGAGAATTGCGCCGCATAAAGTCATAGGGGCGATCGCGCTGTCGGTGATCGTTATTCTTCTTTTGTGGGCGGGCGTGGCCAGTGTCGACAGGTCGCCCTGGGGGCCCCCGCTCAAGTTGTCCATAGCGGTTGCTCCAGCGATTTACTCCGGCCTGATTGCCGTGGCGGATGAAAAGAACTATTTCAAAGAGGCGGGTCTCGATATCTCGATTCAACCTTATCCGTCGGGATTGGAGGCATTGAGAGCGATGTGCCGGGGGGATGCCCGGGTGGCTACTGCGGCAGATGTCGCATTTTCCGTTGAAGTGCTGAAAGATCCCGCCCTTCGTGTTCTGGCATCCATCGGTACAACCGAGGGAAGTAAAATCGTGGCCAGAAAGGATAGGGGCATTCGAACGCCCTCCGATCTGAGAGGAAAGCGCATCGGTTTCAGCGCGGATACGGTAAGCGACTATTTCCTTTACACTTTTCTCTTGATTGAAAACATTTCGCCAAATGAGGTTACGGCCGTGAACATTGCCCCGGCTCGCCAGGTCGAGGTCCTGTTGAACGGGGAGGTGGATGCAGTCTCGGCTTTCGAAATTTTCGCTTACGAGGCGACCGTGCGTCTGGACGCGAACGGTGTCTCCTGGTCCAGCCAGAATAACCTCGACTACCATTGGATCCTGGCTATGAAGGACGGCGCTGTCCGATCGGCCGAACCGTTGAAAAGGCTTCTTTCCGCCTTACTGAAGGCAGAGTCGTTTGTGCGATCCGATGAGGCTGAGGCAAAACGCCTCGTTGCCCGCAAATGGGGGTTTGATCCGGCATTTGTTGAAGCGTCCTGGCGGCAAACCCGATTGGAAGTTTTATTTAACCAGTCCATGGTCAATGCCCTGCAAAATTATGTTCAGTGGAAACTGAAAAAGGCGGGAAGAACCGAAGTGCCACCCGATGTCTTGCAATACCTGCATACCGACGTAATGGACGCGGTAGCGCCTGAATTGGTCACACTATACAGGTAG
- a CDS encoding PAS domain-containing protein: MEIRRKILLSVGVSLVISLMFGVAFFTAIRGIDKEVERIRVFDMMKDKAQALSLLSARFPSSQDPSRIHQIKKTQQSLADHLGGITGINAREEALLRQMKTNLRDAGQTLEKLIPDSFQPKGSNAIERYNLLVSHLWMETQVISDDAQRLIDISHARILASRQHAGLLTFALIVALILINAAISFFSGAHLARLQEELRRALTRAEEGDRMLSAMMAYVPEGIVMADEKLTLKRVSRHAEEVYGVANEGKSVAEAVAQLQIYSADGDSPLVVDDLPLVRAVRSGEIVKDVELVQVTDRGEKLPVLCTAAPIRDAAGRVTGGIVTWRDIREIKNMMQSLENIVSERTAQLRLRNRELQELTRQNISVMENDRKALAKEIHDGIGGSLSAIKLLLESRVAETKALPPEGIFSLEQIIGYLADTIKESKRISYQMRSPALDEFGLTAAVAENIKKFKEYFPKIEVDFNAAIPQDEIADEIRTIVYRVVQEALTNIGKHSGADKVRIELAMGWDRLLLKVDDNGCGFDVRQTLEMDQMVSGFGLRSMKERVEICKGTFDVFSAPGKGTILSASIPTIETRQSYVTHRPLQP; the protein is encoded by the coding sequence ATGGAAATACGGCGAAAAATCCTGTTGAGCGTCGGGGTATCCCTTGTCATTTCTCTTATGTTCGGGGTCGCTTTCTTTACCGCCATTCGAGGCATCGACAAGGAAGTCGAGCGCATCCGGGTCTTCGATATGATGAAAGACAAGGCCCAAGCCCTGTCATTATTGTCGGCGAGGTTTCCAAGCTCGCAGGACCCGAGCCGTATTCACCAGATTAAAAAGACGCAACAGTCCCTTGCCGATCATTTAGGTGGCATCACCGGCATCAATGCCCGTGAAGAAGCCCTTCTTCGACAGATGAAAACGAACTTGCGCGATGCGGGACAAACGCTTGAAAAGCTGATTCCAGATTCTTTCCAACCGAAAGGATCCAATGCGATTGAGCGATATAATCTTCTTGTCTCTCATCTCTGGATGGAAACGCAGGTTATCTCGGATGACGCCCAACGGCTGATTGATATCAGCCACGCCCGAATTCTTGCCTCGCGTCAACATGCCGGCCTTCTGACCTTTGCCCTGATAGTTGCCCTTATCCTTATAAATGCCGCCATTTCTTTTTTTTCAGGTGCGCATCTGGCGCGATTGCAGGAGGAGTTGCGCCGGGCGTTGACCAGGGCGGAAGAAGGCGACCGGATGCTCTCGGCGATGATGGCGTATGTGCCGGAGGGCATTGTGATGGCCGATGAGAAGCTGACCCTGAAGCGGGTAAGCCGCCACGCCGAAGAGGTGTATGGTGTTGCTAATGAGGGTAAGTCCGTGGCGGAAGCGGTCGCGCAATTGCAAATCTATTCCGCCGATGGTGACAGCCCATTGGTGGTGGATGACCTGCCGCTTGTGCGAGCCGTTCGCAGCGGTGAAATCGTCAAGGATGTGGAGCTCGTTCAAGTGACCGATCGGGGTGAAAAGCTGCCCGTGTTGTGTACGGCCGCACCGATACGGGACGCCGCCGGTCGGGTCACAGGCGGTATTGTCACCTGGCGCGACATTCGTGAGATCAAAAACATGATGCAATCATTGGAAAATATAGTATCGGAGCGTACCGCTCAGTTGCGGCTGCGCAACAGGGAGCTTCAGGAACTGACCCGGCAAAATATCTCCGTCATGGAAAACGATCGAAAGGCATTGGCCAAGGAAATTCACGATGGCATCGGCGGCAGCTTGTCCGCAATCAAACTGTTGCTGGAATCCAGGGTGGCCGAAACAAAGGCATTGCCGCCTGAAGGCATCTTCTCTCTTGAGCAAATTATCGGTTATCTGGCCGACACCATCAAAGAGAGCAAGCGTATATCCTATCAAATGCGATCGCCGGCACTCGATGAATTCGGTTTGACAGCGGCTGTGGCTGAAAATATAAAAAAATTCAAAGAATATTTTCCGAAAATTGAAGTGGACTTTAACGCCGCGATTCCGCAGGATGAAATAGCAGATGAAATCAGAACGATCGTCTATCGTGTCGTTCAGGAGGCGCTGACCAACATCGGCAAACACAGTGGTGCCGACAAGGTTCGTATCGAGTTGGCCATGGGGTGGGACCGGCTGTTGCTAAAGGTGGATGACAATGGCTGCGGGTTCGATGTCCGTCAAACGCTTGAGATGGATCAGATGGTATCCGGCTTCGGGCTGCGCAGCATGAAAGAACGGGTTGAAATCTGCAAGGGCACCTTTGATGTGTTTTCCGCGCCCGGCAAGGGGACGATCCTTTCGGCATCGATACCGACCATCGAAACAAGGCAATCGTATGTAACCCATAGGCCGCTTCAGCCTTGA